One genomic window of Boudabousia tangfeifanii includes the following:
- a CDS encoding response regulator transcription factor — MKVLVIEDDKGIQNFLNLALLNAGYQVVFQETALSGIEAYYRENPDIILLDLGLADLDGTEVISQIRLAGNTPIVVISARQTDEDKVSALDQGANDYLTKPFSIAELLARMRVALRTVSATPNAPTDVFEGDTFTVDFAAHRVMVGGVEVHLTKREFALLQMLTQHVDQVLTHQLLQETVWGYADDATAVSLRVYVRALRQKLQTQLIQTEVGVGYRLLSLKR; from the coding sequence GTGAAAGTTCTGGTGATTGAAGACGACAAAGGTATCCAAAACTTTCTCAATTTGGCCTTGCTAAACGCCGGCTATCAGGTGGTATTCCAAGAAACTGCCCTGAGTGGCATCGAAGCCTATTATCGCGAAAACCCCGACATCATTTTGCTTGACCTAGGACTGGCAGACCTTGATGGCACCGAGGTAATCTCGCAAATCCGACTTGCTGGCAATACCCCGATTGTGGTGATCTCTGCTCGCCAAACGGATGAAGATAAAGTCAGCGCCCTCGATCAGGGGGCCAACGACTATTTGACGAAGCCTTTTTCCATCGCTGAACTTTTGGCCCGCATGCGAGTTGCTTTGCGAACCGTTAGTGCCACCCCGAATGCTCCCACCGACGTCTTCGAAGGCGACACTTTTACTGTCGATTTTGCCGCCCACCGCGTAATGGTCGGGGGAGTGGAAGTGCACCTAACCAAGCGCGAATTTGCGCTCTTACAAATGTTGACCCAGCACGTTGACCAAGTGCTAACCCACCAGCTACTACAAGAAACTGTGTGGGGATACGCCGACGACGCCACCGCCGTCTCGTTAAGAGTTTATGTACGCGCGTTGCGACAAAAGCTACAAACCCAACTGATTCAAACCGAGGTTGGGGTAGGGTATCGTCTATTAAGTCTGAAACGGTAA